Sequence from the Fragaria vesca subsp. vesca linkage group LG4, FraVesHawaii_1.0, whole genome shotgun sequence genome:
AGGTACCTATAAATCAACAGGATAACTCTCCCTCTTATACCGTTTTCCCTAACGCTATATATTATTGTTTTTTCATATTAAAAATAAAAAATAAAAAACAAAAAAAAACGAAGCCTTTATATATGTGCGAAGAAGAGAGGAGGCGCAGAGAGAAAGAGAGAGATCCCAAACGAAACTCTTTTCAAATGGCGAGGCCATCCTCCACCGTTCATGTCCCCAATCGACGATTCCGTTCCGATCACGATAACGGCCGTCGCTCACCGCCGGACTATGACAACTCACCTGACGGCCGCCGCCAGCGTCGCAGCCCCAGCTATGAAAGGTACGACCGCCACCGAAAACGTTCTTACTCTCCCGATTTCCCAAGCCCTAGACGAAGCCCTAGGTCCAACGGAGGTCGGAGACTCGGCCGGGCCGGGAACGACCGATCTTACTCGCCTGATTACTCGAATCCTCGACGAAGCCCTAGGTCTAATGGAGGGCCGGACTCGTTGCCGAGGAGATTCGGGCGGGCCGGGGACGATAGGGATCGGAATGGAAGGCGGCCGGAGTTGGAGGATTCCGATGAGGAGCTGAAGGGGCTGAACTTCGAGGAGTTCAGAAGGCTGAAGAGGCAGAAGCTGAGGAAGGCGTTGAGAGGTTGTATATGGAATGTGACGCCAAGCCCGCCGAGGAATGAAGATGACGAGTTCGAATTGGAGGACAAGGCTGAGGAGATTCCGGAGGGGTTTGGTGGAGAGGATGAGGATTCAGGCGAGAAATTGAAAGAGAAAGGCAAGAGTGAATCTGAGTCGGAATCGGAATCGGAGGATTTGAAGTCCAGAAAAAGGAACAAGAGTTCGGGTTCTAAGCGTAGGAGGAAGAGTTCGAAATATAGTGATAGTGAATCTGAGAGCGTGAGTGATGATGAGTCGGATGAGGAAGAGGATCGCAGAAGGAGAAGGAAATCTAGAACTAGGAGTAAGAGGAAGAAGAGCAGAAGAGAGAGGAGGAGGAGGAGGAAGAGTAGGAGGAGTAGCGATTCGGATGAGAGCGAAGTGAGTGATAGTGAGAGTTCAGATTCTGATAGGGTGAAGTCAAAGAAGAAGAAGCGAAAGGTGAGCAGCAAGAGTAAGAAGAAGAAGTACTCTGAAACGGAGAGTGAGGATTCTGGTTCGGAGAAGAGTTTGGATTCTGAAGTTGATGCCAAGCCTAAAGCTCTAGTGGCAGTGGAGGAGCCGGAGATGGATGAGAATAGTATTGAGGCGCTGAAACTGAAGGAAATTCTTGAGGCTCAGAGGAACCCTTCGTTGGATTTGGACAATGAACCTGTGGTTGGGCCAATGCCGTTGCCGAGAGCTGAAGGGCATATTAGTTATGGTGGGGCGCTTAGGCCTGGTGAAGGTGATGCCATTGCGCAGTATGTTCAACAAGGGAAGCGTATTCCGCGAAGAGGAGAAGTGGGTCTTTCTGCCGAGGAGATTCAGAAGTTTGAGGGTCTTGGCTATGTGATGAGTGGTAGCAGGCACCAGAGGATGAATGCCATTCGTATTAGGAAAGAAAACCAGGTTTATAGTGCTGAGGATAAGAGGGCATTGGCCATGTTTAACTATGAGGAGAAAGCAAAGCGAGAGCACAAGGTTATGGCTGATTTGCAGCGGCTGGTTCAGCGCCATATTGGACAGGATGTTGGTCCTACTCATGACCCCTTTTCTTCCAAGGCCTCCGAGGATCCTGATGATGATTAATTTCATGTATGTTTTGCTGTTATCTGAGTTGTTTCTTCCTCTTCTTTCTAGAACTATGCTTTCAAAGAACTATTCAACTATGTATGTTACAAATTGATATTGAGCAGTAGCACACTGTTGAAATGGATGCTATGGTGATGGTTAATATATTCTGTTTCAGTGCTTGAAGTTATAATCTGATTAGTGTTTTGTGTTCACTTATATAACAGTCTCTTTATTGGTAATATGGATTACTGGAATTTTAAAAAGAAACTAAATAATAATTTTTATAGTTGATGTTTTTGGGATCATGAATGCTGCTTACTCTATTATTTATTCTCTGCAAATGAATAATTTACACCTGACATTAAGTTGCTTTTGACATCAGTTGTTTTTTGTCACTGATCCCAATTTTGGGTTCGCCTGCTGAGGTTTAAAACATTTATTGGAAAATTGTTCTTTATTCATGTAGTTCTATCTGTTGC
This genomic interval carries:
- the LOC101306619 gene encoding uncharacterized protein LOC101306619, which codes for MARPSSTVHVPNRRFRSDHDNGRRSPPDYDNSPDGRRQRRSPSYERYDRHRKRSYSPDFPSPRRSPRSNGGRRLGRAGNDRSYSPDYSNPRRSPRSNGGPDSLPRRFGRAGDDRDRNGRRPELEDSDEELKGLNFEEFRRLKRQKLRKALRGCIWNVTPSPPRNEDDEFELEDKAEEIPEGFGGEDEDSGEKLKEKGKSESESESESEDLKSRKRNKSSGSKRRRKSSKYSDSESESVSDDESDEEEDRRRRRKSRTRSKRKKSRRERRRRRKSRRSSDSDESEVSDSESSDSDRVKSKKKKRKVSSKSKKKKYSETESEDSGSEKSLDSEVDAKPKALVAVEEPEMDENSIEALKLKEILEAQRNPSLDLDNEPVVGPMPLPRAEGHISYGGALRPGEGDAIAQYVQQGKRIPRRGEVGLSAEEIQKFEGLGYVMSGSRHQRMNAIRIRKENQVYSAEDKRALAMFNYEEKAKREHKVMADLQRLVQRHIGQDVGPTHDPFSSKASEDPDDD